One segment of Heteronotia binoei isolate CCM8104 ecotype False Entrance Well chromosome 18, APGP_CSIRO_Hbin_v1, whole genome shotgun sequence DNA contains the following:
- the ALDOC gene encoding fructose-bisphosphate aldolase C, whose product MTHQYPALTPEQKKELSDIAQRIVAPGKGILAADESVGSMAKRLNQIGVENTEENRRLYRQLLFSADSRIQNCIGGVIFFHETMYQTADDGTSFVEMIKDKDIVVGIKVDKGVVPLAGTDGETTTQGLDGLSERCAQYKKDGADFAKWRCVLKISENTPSSLAIMENANVLARYASICQQNGIVPIVEPEILPDGDHDLKRCQYVTEKVLAAVYKALSDHHIYLEGTLLKPNMVTPGHACPTKYSPEEIAMATVTALRRTVPPAVPGVTFLSGGQSEEEASINLNAINNCPLPRAWALTFSYGRALQASALNAWRGQRENENLATEEFIKRAEANGLAALGQYEGSGDGSGAAGRSLYIADHAY is encoded by the exons ATGACTCATCAGTATCCTGCCCTCACTCCCGAGCAGAAGAAGGAGCTCTCGGATATTGCCCAGCGGATTGTGGCCCCTGGCAAAGGCATCTTAGCAGCTGATGAATCCGTAG gcagcatggccaaGCGCCTGAACCAGATTGGGGTGGAGAACACAGAAGAGAACCGGCGGCTTTACCGGCAGCTCCTCTTCAGCGCTGACAGCCGAATCCAGAATTGCATCGGTGGTGTCATCTTCTTCCACGAGACCATGTACCAGACAGCGGACGATGGCACATCTTTTGTCGAGATGATCAAGGATAAAGACATCGTTGTGGGCATCAAG GTGGATAAGGGCGTTGTCCCCCTTGCTGGGACCGATGGAGAAACCACAACTCAAG GCTTGGATGGCTTATCCGAACGCTGTGCTCAGTACAAGAAGGATGGAGCCGACTTTGCCAAGTGGCGCTGTGTCCTGAAGATCAGTGAGAACACTCCCTCCTCCCTGGCCATCATGGAGAATGCCAATGTGTTGGCGCGCTATGCGAGCATCTGTCAGCAG AACGGCATAGTGCCAATTGTTGAGCCGGAGATCTTGCCGGATGGGGACCACGACCTGAAGCGCTGCCAGTATGTGACTGAGAAG GTTCTGGCTGCTGTGTACAAAGCACTTAGTGACCATCATATCTACCTGGAGGGCACATTGCTGAAACCCAACATGGTGACACCTGGCCATGCCTGCCCCACCAAGTACAGCCCCGAAGAGATTGCCATGGCAACAGTGACTGCTCTGCGTCGGACTGTACCACCTGCTGTTCCAG GTGTCACCTTCCTGTCTGGGGGGCAGAGCGAGGAAGAGGCCTCCATCAACCTGAACGCCATCAACAACTGCCCCTTGCCCCGGGCCTGGGCTCTGACCTTCTCCTATGGCCGAGCCCTGCAAGCTTCGGCCCTCAACGCTTGGCGTGGCCAGCGGGAGAATGAGAACTTGGCTACAGAGGAGTTCATCAAGCGGGCAGAG GCGAACGGTTTGGCCGCTCTCGGCCAGTACGAAGGCAGTGGGGACGGGTCTGGCGCGGCCGGGCGATCCCTCTACATCGCGGACCACGCGTATTGA